TAACAATTCTAATGTATTCAAGGTTTATAGCATCTCTATATTCTTCTTTTAAAATCATTGGTCTATGATGATCATTTGTTGTGAATTTATGTTTGTGGTAAAATACATAACCTACAGAGCCTTCTCTATTCCAAGCTAAACAGTTTTCAAAATATTTAACTTGAGGTAAATTATCTCTTACATAACCAATAGGTGTTTCTGTTTTTTTTCCACCATAAACAGGTATGTTGCCAGGATTATTTAATATAAAATCTTCTGTAATTCCTTTTATAGCAGGAAAATCAAATAATTCATCTAAAAGGAATATTTCTTTGTGACTCATATTTTATAATACACCACCTTTTAATTCATTATTTAAAAAATCTCTAATGCTTGCTAATAAACTATAAAAATCTTCTTCTGAAACTTCATTTTTTTCTTCTTCTATTCCAAGTTGTTCTCTTTCTTCTGTTGTCCAATATTTATCTATCATCCAATGTTTCAATTTATCAAATTCTTCAAAATTCATAATTTTACATCTTAAATTATTTGTTATTTCTAAACCTACTTTAAAACTATTAAACAGTTTTACTGCCTCTATTAAATTATTTTCTTGAATAGGAAATCTTTTGGCATCACGAGTTTCCCCTATTTCACTAACAAGATATAGAAAAACAGGCTCTGTTTGAACATTATTATCATGTTTCTTTTCAAGTATTAATATATAAGTTTTTTTAGGTGTTGCATAAAATGTTCTTACAGGAAGGGATATTATTCCTTTAATAACACAATGCTTTTTTATATAATCAATCATATTTGCTTGATTTAACAATCCATCTGGAACTATAACTAATGCTTCGCCACCTTTTTTTAAACTTTTTATTATCCATTCAATTGCTAATGATTCTGTTCCTCTGCCATTTGCAGTATAATAGTCACTTAAACCTTCTTTTTGAATTATTTCTTTTAAACTACTACTACCATTTGTAACATATGGAGGATTTGTTAATATCAAATCGTATTCTTCTTCATGCTTTAATCCAAACGTTCCTAAATTAGTCCTTAACAACTTAAAAACTTTATTAAATGCATTATTTGCAAATTCCATTAAATGTTCTTTTGAATGATACTTCGATAATAAATCAGAAAAATATATTAACATATTTGCTTTTGCAAGTATTATAGTTCTTTCATCATCTTTTTCATCAGTTCCTTTATCATAACCTACTAAAGTAATTTTAGGTTGAATCTTTTGATTTTTAGGTTCAAATTCTTTCCAAATATTTTTGTTTAACATAATTGTTTCTAATATAAAGCCACCAACACCACAAAAAGGATCGCATATTTTAGAGCCTTCTTTAAGTAAATAAGCATTTGACATTTTAACCATAGCTTGAACAACATTTCTTGGAGTAAAATATTGTCCCAAGCTTTTAACTCCAGCACTTTGTCTTAAAAATGTTTCATATAATCTTGTTTTAAATTCTCTACTTACATATTTAAATGAACCATTTTTTTCTTCAAATTTTTTAAAACTTTCTAATACTTGTCCAAATAAAGTAGCTTGGGATATATTGGGTTCACCATTTTCATTAACAAATATAGTCCCATTAATAATTGTTGTTCCATCTTCTCCTTTTGGAAACATTTCTTTTATATCTTTTCTACAACTATTCGCATAATGTTTTAATGCTTCAACATCAGAAAGTTGTTCTTTTATTTGATAAACACTATCAAAATTATTATAATTTTTTAAAACACCTATATCGCTTAAAAACTTAAATACAAAAATTTCAACTACATTATATAAACATTTTTCAGGCTCTTTTCCTGTATTAATCCATATTTTTTGCCACACTTCTTTTGCCAAAGGTGTAGGATCAATTATCTCAGGTTCTTTTAAAACATTGCTATTTTCCGTTAATGAATAGTCTATTTTATCAATAAGATTTTCTAAATCAATTATTTCTTCTGCTATTAACATTCCTGAAAAAATCTTTTGTCCATTAAAAATAATAGATATTTTATTACCTTTTTCATTAATAATTTCTTGTCCATTTAAAGCATTTATCCAAAATGTTTTTGAACCATCTGTTACAATTAATAATTTACATAATTCTTTGGCTACTTCTAATTCTTGTTGAATTGCATCTTGTATTTTTTTGACACTTGACAGTTCTTCTGGAGTTTTATATTCAACAACTGCTTTGACTATTCCTCCAGGAAGAACTATTAAACCATCGGGTTTTTTATCTTTGATTTTATTATTAATTTTATTAATTATTTTTGCTTTTTTTAGTTGACTTAAAGTAGTTTGCCCTAATTTATAATAATTATATCTACCTAAGTTTATTGGACTTATTTGTATAAGCTCCTCACTCATTTGTATCACCTCTTTAC
This portion of the Thermoanaerobacterium sp. RBIITD genome encodes:
- a CDS encoding N-6 DNA methylase gives rise to the protein MSEELIQISPINLGRYNYYKLGQTTLSQLKKAKIINKINNKIKDKKPDGLIVLPGGIVKAVVEYKTPEELSSVKKIQDAIQQELEVAKELCKLLIVTDGSKTFWINALNGQEIINEKGNKISIIFNGQKIFSGMLIAEEIIDLENLIDKIDYSLTENSNVLKEPEIIDPTPLAKEVWQKIWINTGKEPEKCLYNVVEIFVFKFLSDIGVLKNYNNFDSVYQIKEQLSDVEALKHYANSCRKDIKEMFPKGEDGTTIINGTIFVNENGEPNISQATLFGQVLESFKKFEEKNGSFKYVSREFKTRLYETFLRQSAGVKSLGQYFTPRNVVQAMVKMSNAYLLKEGSKICDPFCGVGGFILETIMLNKNIWKEFEPKNQKIQPKITLVGYDKGTDEKDDERTIILAKANMLIYFSDLLSKYHSKEHLMEFANNAFNKVFKLLRTNLGTFGLKHEEEYDLILTNPPYVTNGSSSLKEIIQKEGLSDYYTANGRGTESLAIEWIIKSLKKGGEALVIVPDGLLNQANMIDYIKKHCVIKGIISLPVRTFYATPKKTYILILEKKHDNNVQTEPVFLYLVSEIGETRDAKRFPIQENNLIEAVKLFNSFKVGLEITNNLRCKIMNFEEFDKLKHWMIDKYWTTEEREQLGIEEEKNEVSEEDFYSLLASIRDFLNNELKGGVL